A single Chanos chanos chromosome 8, fChaCha1.1, whole genome shotgun sequence DNA region contains:
- the twist1b gene encoding twist-related protein 1b, with protein sequence MPEESTQDASSSPDSPADSLSNSEGELDRQPKRCGRKRRPSSKNGEDSDSPTLGKRGKKSSSSSPRSFEELQTQRVMANVRERQRTQSLNEAFAALRKIIPTLPSDKLSKIQTLKLAARYIDFLCQVLQSDELDSKMSSCSYVAHERLSYAFSVWRMEGAWSMSASH encoded by the coding sequence ATGCCTGAGGAAAGTACGCAAGACGCATCAAGCTCCCCCGATTCCCCCGCTGACAGTCTCAGCAATAGCGAGGGAGAGCTCGACAGACAACCGAAAAGATGTGGGAGGAAGAGACGACCAAGCAGCAAAAACGGGGAGGATTCCGATAGCCCGACCCTGGGGAAAAGGGGCAAAAAGTCTAGTAGCAGCAGCCCGCGGTCTTTCGAAGAACTACAGACACAGCGAGTCATGGCCAACGTACGTGAGCGACAGAGGACGCAGTCACTGAACGAAGCCTTCGCTGCACTGAGGAAAATTATACCCACCTTGCCCTCAGACAAACTGAGCAAAATCCAGACACTTAAACTTGCCGCCAGGTATATTGATTTCCTCTGTCAAGTTCTACAGAGCGATGAACTGGACTCGAAAATGTCCAGCTGTAGTTATGTGGCCCATGAGAGATTAAGTTATGCATTCTCTGTATGGAGAATGGAGGGCGCCTGGTCTATGTCTGCATCTCACTAA